The following are encoded in a window of Panicum virgatum strain AP13 chromosome 5N, P.virgatum_v5, whole genome shotgun sequence genomic DNA:
- the LOC120675193 gene encoding protein DMP4-like — MSAPHLNAESQHYQSHPLLSNRADGNYNMSPMQKAIGQTYQSTGHLAKLLPSGTVLSFQLLAPTFAKQGHCGDMNRVMTGGLVVLCALSCFVLSFTDSFRDVEGKVRYGFATFKGLWVIDGGDPLEPLAAAEYRMRFLDFIHAIVSVMIFVAIALFDQNVVSCFNPVPSEDTKQLLTALPVVIGVIGSMLFVSFPTTRHSIGSTLSSS; from the coding sequence ATGTCTGCTCCACACCTCAATGCTGAATCGCAGCATTATCAGAGCCATCCTCTATTGTCGAACAGAGCTGATGGCAACTACAACATGAGCCCCATGCAAAAGGCAATAGGCCAGACATACCAGAGCACTGGCCACCTTGCGAAACTCCTTCCTTCAGGCACGGTTCTTTCCTTCCAGCTCTTAGCCCCCACCTTTGCAAAACAAGGCCACTGCGGTGACATGAATCGGGTTATGACAGGAGGGCTCGTGGTGCTCTGTGCACTCTCCTGCTTTGTTCTCAGCTTCACGGATAGCTTCAGAGATGTGGAAGGGAAGGTACGATATGGGTTCGCCACATTCAAGGGACTGTGGGTCATTGACGGCGGGGATCCTCTTGAACCACTTGCAGCAGCGGAATACAGGATGCGGTTTTTAGATTTCATACATGCCATTGTTTCAGTGATGATTTTTGTTGCAATCGCACTGTTCGACCAAAATGTGGTATCTTGCTTCAATCCAGTACCATCCGAGGATACAAAGCAACTTCTCACAGCATTGCCGGTTGTCATTGGAGTTATTGGGAGCATGCTGTTTGTTAGCTTCCCTACCACCCGTCACAGCATCGGCTCCACACTTTCTAGTTCATAG